The sequence below is a genomic window from Sorangiineae bacterium MSr12523.
GGAGACGCCCTATCGAATGCTCCGTTTAGGAATCAGGTTGTCCTCCCCCCGATGTTTCAGATCTACAGATGGCCATAACGGATCATTTCCGTGTGACTACGGTATGTCGGCGCGGGCTCATGGCTCGGATACACTGCGGACATGCAACGAGCCCACGTCCTCGCGGCCGCGTTCGTCGCCGTCGCCTCGATGGCATGCAGTGCCGACCGAAATGAAGACGCGCACGCATCGTCCGCGGAGATCGTCTCGGGCACCGACTCGAGTGCGGCGCAGGACGAGACCGTTCTCCTCATGCGCTACCAGCCCTCCGGCGTGGTCGTCACGATCGAGCGGTGCACTGGCACCCTCGTTGCGCCCAACCTCGTGCTCACCGCGCGCCACTGCGTCTCGGAGACCGATGACAACGCCGCGTCGTGCAAGGCGAACGGCGTGCACGAGGACTTCGCGGTCAGCGGGTTGTACGTCTTCGTGGGGTCGGCCAGCCCTGGGGACCTGAGCAAGGCCGCGACGTACGAGAAGGCGGCCGCCAAAGGAAAGAAGATCTACACCGACGGCGGGACCAATCTCTGCGGGCACGATGTCGCGTTGCTCGCCCTCGATCGCTCCATCCCGAATGCGAAGATCGCCCCCATCCGCATCGATCGAGGGCCGGCCATCGGCGAAGCCTTCACCGCCGTGGGCTGGGGCATGACGGAGAACTCCAACTCCGGCAACAGCGGCACCGAGCCCGCCGTGCGCAAGCAACGCACGGGCCTCACCATCACGGGTGTGGGGCCCGCGGCGGCCTCCAGCTCGAACCCCGAGCTTACCGCCGCGGACTTCATGACCGGCGAATCCATTTGCGGCGGCGACAGCGGCGGCCCGGCGCTCAGCGATAGCACCCACGCGGTCATCGGCGTCGTCTCGCGCGGAGGCAACGGCACCTCGGCCCAGCCGCGCGGCTGCATCGGCGCCAACACGACCAACGTCTACACCCAGACGGCACCGTTCAGGAACCTCATCCTCCAGGCCTTCGCCGACGTCGGCGAGACCCCATGGACCGAGAACGGCGCCGATCCGCGAAAGGCCGCTTTCGGTCAGGCCTGCCAAGTCCCGACCGACTGCCAATCGGGCCTGTGTTACCAGGGCGCGTGCAACCTCGATTGCTTCTCCGTGGCATGTCCCGCGGGCTACGCATGCACCCTCGAGGGCAGTCAGAAATTCTGCAAGGTGCCCGTCACCAGTGTTGCCGACGCCGGCACCAACTCGGGCGCCGCGCCCCAGGACCTGGAGATCGCAGGCGGAAGCTGCGCGGCCTCACCGCGGCCTGCGCCCTTTGCATCCGGCGCCTCCGCGTTATTCGCCTTCGCGCTTTTGGCGCGCCGCCGTCGCCGCGCCCCATTCACCTCATTCACCCCATTCACAAATCGAGCTGAATCCCAATCTCGATGACCTGATCGGCCGGGATCTGAAAATGCCGGTCGGCCGACACGGCATTTCGCTGCAGATAGCCGAAAATGCGCTCCGCGAACTGCCCCATGGCGCCAGTGTCCAGGCCCAGCACGCGCTCGCGCCCGAGGAAGTACGTCACCTTGTCCAGATCGATCGAGAGCCCTGCCTTCTCACCGGCCTCGCGCACCACCATGGGCACGTTGGGCGTCTGCATGAACCCGTAGCGGGCCACCACGCGGCAAAAACCATCGTGCAGCGGCGCGACTTCCACGCGGCGTTCGGGCGGGACGGAGGGAATGTCCTCCGTGATCACGGTGAGCAGCAGCACCGAGCGGTGGATGGTGTGCGTGCGCTCGACCAGGTGAATCAAAATGGGCGGCACCAGTGAGGCGGCCGAGGACATGAACACCGCCGTCCCCGAGGTGCGGGCCTCGAGGGACTCCACCAGGCGCGGAAGCGCTTCCTCCATTTTGCCGCTGCGTTGCTGGTACTGCTCGAAAATGAGCGTGCGCCCCTTCGTCCAGATGAGCATGGCCGCGACGAAGAAGACGCCGATCATCACGGGCACCCACCCGCCGTCGAGCACCTTGACCGTGTTGGCCACGAAGAAGGGGACATCGAACGACAGAAAAAGCACGAGCACCGCCGCCACGATCACGGCATTCCATTTCCACGTGTGCCGCATCACCGTGGCGAAAACGATGGACGTGAGCATCATCGTTCCGGTCACAGCGATCCCGTACGCCGACGCCAGCCGTTCCGATTTCTGAAACCCGAGCACCAAGAGCAGGCACGCCGTGGCAAGTACCCAGTTGATCTGCGGAATGTAGATCTGCCCCTCGGTATGCGCCGCCGTGTGCAGGATGTTCACGCGCGGGAAGTATCCGAGTTGCTGCGCCTGCCGCGTCAGCGAGAACGCGCCCGAGATGAGTGCTTGCGAGGCGATGATGGTCGCCGCGCTGGACAAGCCCACCAGGAGAAACGTGGCCGGCCCGGTGGGCACCATCGCAAAGAAGGGGTTGTCCAGCGCCTCCGGGTGCGTGAGCACCAGCGCGCCCTGCCCAAAATAACAGAGGACGAGCGCCGGCATCACCAGGGCGAGCCACGCGATGCGAATGGGCCGCACGCCGAAGTGCCCCATGTCGGCGTAGAGCGCCTCGCCGCCCGTCACCGCCAGCACGACGGAGCCGAGCACGAGAAAGCCGGGCATGCCATTGTCGACGAAGTACGCGATCGCATGATGCGGCGAGATGGCCGCGAGCACGCCGGGCATCTGCGCAATGTGGTAGGCCCCGAGCGCGCCGATGGTGATGAACCACGCTGCCATGACGGGCCCGAAGAACGCGCCCACGGCGCCCGTCCCGCGGTGCTGCACCGAGAAGAGCCCGAGGAGGATCACGCAGGTTGCCGGCACGACGGCCCAGGCGAGGGAAGGGCGCACCACCGTGAGCCCCTCGATGGCGCTGAGCACGGAAATGGCCGGCGTGATTGCCCCGTCGCCATAGAGCAGCGCCGCGCCCACCACGACGATGAAGGCCACCAAGGAGATGCGCATCATGCCCCGCGAGGCGCGCAATCTCTCCGGGACGATGGCCAGCAGCGCGAAGATGCCTCC
It includes:
- a CDS encoding trypsin-like serine protease, encoding MQRAHVLAAAFVAVASMACSADRNEDAHASSAEIVSGTDSSAAQDETVLLMRYQPSGVVVTIERCTGTLVAPNLVLTARHCVSETDDNAASCKANGVHEDFAVSGLYVFVGSASPGDLSKAATYEKAAAKGKKIYTDGGTNLCGHDVALLALDRSIPNAKIAPIRIDRGPAIGEAFTAVGWGMTENSNSGNSGTEPAVRKQRTGLTITGVGPAAASSSNPELTAADFMTGESICGGDSGGPALSDSTHAVIGVVSRGGNGTSAQPRGCIGANTTNVYTQTAPFRNLILQAFADVGETPWTENGADPRKAAFGQACQVPTDCQSGLCYQGACNLDCFSVACPAGYACTLEGSQKFCKVPVTSVADAGTNSGAAPQDLEIAGGSCAASPRPAPFASGASALFAFALLARRRRRAPFTSFTPFTNRAESQSR
- a CDS encoding KUP/HAK/KT family potassium transporter, which produces MQAVETETVAQSHKASLATLTMGALGVVFGDIGTSPLYTLRECLRATGGGHPVPEDVLGLLSLIFWSLTMVVTVKYLTFIMRADNRGEGGIFALLAIVPERLRASRGMMRISLVAFIVVVGAALLYGDGAITPAISVLSAIEGLTVVRPSLAWAVVPATCVILLGLFSVQHRGTGAVGAFFGPVMAAWFITIGALGAYHIAQMPGVLAAISPHHAIAYFVDNGMPGFLVLGSVVLAVTGGEALYADMGHFGVRPIRIAWLALVMPALVLCYFGQGALVLTHPEALDNPFFAMVPTGPATFLLVGLSSAATIIASQALISGAFSLTRQAQQLGYFPRVNILHTAAHTEGQIYIPQINWVLATACLLLVLGFQKSERLASAYGIAVTGTMMLTSIVFATVMRHTWKWNAVIVAAVLVLFLSFDVPFFVANTVKVLDGGWVPVMIGVFFVAAMLIWTKGRTLIFEQYQQRSGKMEEALPRLVESLEARTSGTAVFMSSAASLVPPILIHLVERTHTIHRSVLLLTVITEDIPSVPPERRVEVAPLHDGFCRVVARYGFMQTPNVPMVVREAGEKAGLSIDLDKVTYFLGRERVLGLDTGAMGQFAERIFGYLQRNAVSADRHFQIPADQVIEIGIQLDL